Proteins from a single region of Nerophis ophidion isolate RoL-2023_Sa linkage group LG10, RoL_Noph_v1.0, whole genome shotgun sequence:
- the LOC133560818 gene encoding C-C motif chemokine 4 homolog has product MRGMTVFALCVLASAVILSARCNNSSGPDHCCFKHYPVKVPQRFIKSYALTDSRCPVIGVILVTKKNLHICANPKDFWVERIMKHLDESTM; this is encoded by the exons ATGAGGGGCATGACCGTCTTTGCGCTGTGCGTGCTGGCCTCCGCCGTCATTTTGTCCGCCCGCTGCAACA ATTCCAGCGGTCCTGACCACTGCTGCTTCAAACATTACCCCGTCAAAGTCCCCCAAAGATTCATAAAGTCGTACGCCTTGACTGACAGCAGATGCCCCGTCATTGGAGTCAT TCTGGTGACTAAAAAAAATCTTCACATCTGTGCCAACCCCAAAGACTTCTGGGTGGAGAGAATCATGAAACATTTGGATGAATCCACCATGTGA
- the tbc1d14 gene encoding TBC1 domain family member 14 isoform X3, with protein sequence MAASSLLFFIDRSLFARKVKDSRSAEQRDAGWKLFGKVPPREAPIKDPKRIQKEYETKANRAGTGNVMSPRQNVRKNLDFEPLSTTALILEDRPANLPAKPAEESEKHRQQYEEMVAQAKKRELKEAQKRRKQLEDRCKLEESIGSAAQTWNQEILPNWSTLCTSRRVRDLWWQGIPPSVRGKVWSLAVGNDLNITHELYNICLARAKEKWTAPASTPEAESEDAGSSNRESSLELIKLDISRTFPHLCIFQQGGPYHDVLHSILGAYTCYRPDVGYVQGMSFIAAVLILNLDTAEAFIAFSNLLNKPCQMAFFRVDHSLMLTYFAAFEVFFEENLPKLFAHFKKNSLTPDIYLIDWIFTLYSKSLPLDLACRVWDVFCRDGEEFLFRTALGLLRLFHDVLTGMDFIHMAQFLTRLPDLIPAEQLFQHIAAVHMSSHNRKWALVLQMLQKDVERGSPMLKR encoded by the exons ATGGCGGCTTCATCGCTTCTTTTCTTCATTGACAG GAGCCTGTTTGCCAGGAAAGTGAAGGACAGTCGTTCAGCAGAGCAGCGGGATGCCGGATGGAAGCTGTTTGGAAAGGTGCCACCCCGCGAGGCTCCCATCAAGGACCCTAAAAGAATACAGAAG GAATATGAAACGAAAGCAAACAGAGCTGGGACCGGCAATGTGATGTCTCCCAGGCAGAACGTGAGGAAAAACCTGGACTTTGAACCTCTTTCCACCACCGCTCTCATACTGGAGGACAGACCTGC GAATCTTCCAGCTAAGCCGGCCGAGGAGTCAGAGAAGCACAGACAACAATATGAAGAGATGGTGGCCCAGGCCAAGAAGAGAG AGTTGAAGGAGGCCCAGAAGAGAAGAAAGCAGCTGGAGGATCGCTGTAAGCTGGAGGAGAGCATTGGCTCGGCGGCTCAGACGTGGAACCAGGAGATTTTACCCAACTGGAGCACCTT GTGCACGTCTCGGCGAGTGAGGGACCTCTGGTGGCAGGGCATCCCGCCAAGTGTCAGAGGCAAAGTGTGGAGCCTGGCTGTTGGCAATGACCTTAACATCACACATg AGCTGTATAATATCTGCCTGGCGCGGGCCAAAGAGAAGTGGACGGCGCCGGCGAGTACTCCAGAAGCTGAAAGTGAAG ACGCGGGCTCGTCCAATCGGGAGTCAAGCTTGGAGCTGATCAAGCTGGACATTTCCAGAACATTCCCCCACTTGTGCATTTTTCAGCAG GGCGGGCCTTATCATGACGTGCTGCACAGCATTCTGGGAGCATACACCTGCTACCGGCCTGACGTTGGCTAT GTGCAGGGAATGTCGTTCATTGCAGCAGTGCTCATCCTGAACTTGGACACAGCAGAGGCCTTCATAGCGTTTTCCAACCTGCTCAATAAGCCGTGTCAGATGGCCTTCTTCAGAGTGGACCACAGCCTT ATGTTGACCTACTTTGCTGCCTTCGAAGTCTTCTTTGAAGAAAACCTACCAAAGCTCTTTGCACATTTCAAGAAGAACAGCCTGACCCCCGATATTTATTTGATCGACTG GATCTTCACCCTGTACAGCAAGTCTCTCCCGCTGGACCTGGCGTGCCGCGTGTGGGACGTCTTCTGCAGAGACGGCGAGGAGTTCCTGTTCCGCACGGCGCTGGGCCTCCTGCGCCTCTTCCACGACGTACTCACGGGTATGGACTTCATCCACATGGCCCAGTTCCTCACCCGCTTGCCCGACCTTATCCCCGCCGAGCAGCTCTTCCAGCACATCGCCGCCGTCCACATGAGCAGCCACAACAGGAAGTGGGCGCTG GTTCTACAGATGCTGCAGAAGGATGTGGAGCGGGGAAGTCCGATGTTGAAACGCTGA
- the tbc1d14 gene encoding TBC1 domain family member 14 isoform X4, whose amino-acid sequence MEYETKANRAGTGNVMSPRQNVRKNLDFEPLSTTALILEDRPANLPAKPAEESEKHRQQYEEMVAQAKKRELKEAQKRRKQLEDRCKLEESIGSAAQTWNQEILPNWSTLCTSRRVRDLWWQGIPPSVRGKVWSLAVGNDLNITHELYNICLARAKEKWTAPASTPEAESEDAGSSNRESSLELIKLDISRTFPHLCIFQQGGPYHDVLHSILGAYTCYRPDVGYVQGMSFIAAVLILNLDTAEAFIAFSNLLNKPCQMAFFRVDHSLMLTYFAAFEVFFEENLPKLFAHFKKNSLTPDIYLIDWIFTLYSKSLPLDLACRVWDVFCRDGEEFLFRTALGLLRLFHDVLTGMDFIHMAQFLTRLPDLIPAEQLFQHIAAVHMSSHNRKWALVLQMLQKDVERGSPMLKR is encoded by the exons ATG GAATATGAAACGAAAGCAAACAGAGCTGGGACCGGCAATGTGATGTCTCCCAGGCAGAACGTGAGGAAAAACCTGGACTTTGAACCTCTTTCCACCACCGCTCTCATACTGGAGGACAGACCTGC GAATCTTCCAGCTAAGCCGGCCGAGGAGTCAGAGAAGCACAGACAACAATATGAAGAGATGGTGGCCCAGGCCAAGAAGAGAG AGTTGAAGGAGGCCCAGAAGAGAAGAAAGCAGCTGGAGGATCGCTGTAAGCTGGAGGAGAGCATTGGCTCGGCGGCTCAGACGTGGAACCAGGAGATTTTACCCAACTGGAGCACCTT GTGCACGTCTCGGCGAGTGAGGGACCTCTGGTGGCAGGGCATCCCGCCAAGTGTCAGAGGCAAAGTGTGGAGCCTGGCTGTTGGCAATGACCTTAACATCACACATg AGCTGTATAATATCTGCCTGGCGCGGGCCAAAGAGAAGTGGACGGCGCCGGCGAGTACTCCAGAAGCTGAAAGTGAAG ACGCGGGCTCGTCCAATCGGGAGTCAAGCTTGGAGCTGATCAAGCTGGACATTTCCAGAACATTCCCCCACTTGTGCATTTTTCAGCAG GGCGGGCCTTATCATGACGTGCTGCACAGCATTCTGGGAGCATACACCTGCTACCGGCCTGACGTTGGCTAT GTGCAGGGAATGTCGTTCATTGCAGCAGTGCTCATCCTGAACTTGGACACAGCAGAGGCCTTCATAGCGTTTTCCAACCTGCTCAATAAGCCGTGTCAGATGGCCTTCTTCAGAGTGGACCACAGCCTT ATGTTGACCTACTTTGCTGCCTTCGAAGTCTTCTTTGAAGAAAACCTACCAAAGCTCTTTGCACATTTCAAGAAGAACAGCCTGACCCCCGATATTTATTTGATCGACTG GATCTTCACCCTGTACAGCAAGTCTCTCCCGCTGGACCTGGCGTGCCGCGTGTGGGACGTCTTCTGCAGAGACGGCGAGGAGTTCCTGTTCCGCACGGCGCTGGGCCTCCTGCGCCTCTTCCACGACGTACTCACGGGTATGGACTTCATCCACATGGCCCAGTTCCTCACCCGCTTGCCCGACCTTATCCCCGCCGAGCAGCTCTTCCAGCACATCGCCGCCGTCCACATGAGCAGCCACAACAGGAAGTGGGCGCTG GTTCTACAGATGCTGCAGAAGGATGTGGAGCGGGGAAGTCCGATGTTGAAACGCTGA
- the tbc1d14 gene encoding TBC1 domain family member 14 isoform X5 — MSPRQNVRKNLDFEPLSTTALILEDRPANLPAKPAEESEKHRQQYEEMVAQAKKRELKEAQKRRKQLEDRCKLEESIGSAAQTWNQEILPNWSTLCTSRRVRDLWWQGIPPSVRGKVWSLAVGNDLNITHELYNICLARAKEKWTAPASTPEAESEDAGSSNRESSLELIKLDISRTFPHLCIFQQGGPYHDVLHSILGAYTCYRPDVGYVQGMSFIAAVLILNLDTAEAFIAFSNLLNKPCQMAFFRVDHSLMLTYFAAFEVFFEENLPKLFAHFKKNSLTPDIYLIDWIFTLYSKSLPLDLACRVWDVFCRDGEEFLFRTALGLLRLFHDVLTGMDFIHMAQFLTRLPDLIPAEQLFQHIAAVHMSSHNRKWALVLQMLQKDVERGSPMLKR, encoded by the exons ATGTCTCCCAGGCAGAACGTGAGGAAAAACCTGGACTTTGAACCTCTTTCCACCACCGCTCTCATACTGGAGGACAGACCTGC GAATCTTCCAGCTAAGCCGGCCGAGGAGTCAGAGAAGCACAGACAACAATATGAAGAGATGGTGGCCCAGGCCAAGAAGAGAG AGTTGAAGGAGGCCCAGAAGAGAAGAAAGCAGCTGGAGGATCGCTGTAAGCTGGAGGAGAGCATTGGCTCGGCGGCTCAGACGTGGAACCAGGAGATTTTACCCAACTGGAGCACCTT GTGCACGTCTCGGCGAGTGAGGGACCTCTGGTGGCAGGGCATCCCGCCAAGTGTCAGAGGCAAAGTGTGGAGCCTGGCTGTTGGCAATGACCTTAACATCACACATg AGCTGTATAATATCTGCCTGGCGCGGGCCAAAGAGAAGTGGACGGCGCCGGCGAGTACTCCAGAAGCTGAAAGTGAAG ACGCGGGCTCGTCCAATCGGGAGTCAAGCTTGGAGCTGATCAAGCTGGACATTTCCAGAACATTCCCCCACTTGTGCATTTTTCAGCAG GGCGGGCCTTATCATGACGTGCTGCACAGCATTCTGGGAGCATACACCTGCTACCGGCCTGACGTTGGCTAT GTGCAGGGAATGTCGTTCATTGCAGCAGTGCTCATCCTGAACTTGGACACAGCAGAGGCCTTCATAGCGTTTTCCAACCTGCTCAATAAGCCGTGTCAGATGGCCTTCTTCAGAGTGGACCACAGCCTT ATGTTGACCTACTTTGCTGCCTTCGAAGTCTTCTTTGAAGAAAACCTACCAAAGCTCTTTGCACATTTCAAGAAGAACAGCCTGACCCCCGATATTTATTTGATCGACTG GATCTTCACCCTGTACAGCAAGTCTCTCCCGCTGGACCTGGCGTGCCGCGTGTGGGACGTCTTCTGCAGAGACGGCGAGGAGTTCCTGTTCCGCACGGCGCTGGGCCTCCTGCGCCTCTTCCACGACGTACTCACGGGTATGGACTTCATCCACATGGCCCAGTTCCTCACCCGCTTGCCCGACCTTATCCCCGCCGAGCAGCTCTTCCAGCACATCGCCGCCGTCCACATGAGCAGCCACAACAGGAAGTGGGCGCTG GTTCTACAGATGCTGCAGAAGGATGTGGAGCGGGGAAGTCCGATGTTGAAACGCTGA